A genome region from Salvia splendens isolate huo1 chromosome 19, SspV2, whole genome shotgun sequence includes the following:
- the LOC121778505 gene encoding probable LRR receptor-like serine/threonine-protein kinase At3g47570, translating into MGDSLPNLRRLALHANKLSGPIPASINNASQLSELILQVNSFTGPIPSFASCSFLTLFVLSENNLTAAPEMEFLSSLTNSQYLQVLQISNNPLLGGVLPNSVANLSQSLEFFLAQNTSIRGVIPSQVGNLSNLIELNLFGNQLNGSIPATIGDLKNLGRLALVSNNLQGSIPLELCQMSGLAELYLSNNELEGPIPECLGVMQRLRVVEFDSNKLNSAITPNFWNLEDLGGLNLSSNYLSGQISSQIGNLKAINQIDFSFNLFSGDIPSSIDHCQSLENLILSNNKFGGSIPKSLGNMKGLTKLDLSNNSFTGLIPKSLQDLKFLEYFNVSYNRLEGEIPNGSRFSNFTASSFVHNSALCGEARFEVPPCAQVEGGAKSKSVDRLMKYILPPLFSAMVVVIIVVILIRRHKLVQGRIPDSTSLGNSWRIISYIELLRATDSFSETNLLGRGSFGSVFKGIFDDGLNFAVKVFNIELEGGDKSFETESRILSTIRHRNLVRVIGCCTNMEFKALILPFMSNGSLEKWLYSDNYCADILQLMNISIDVALALEYLHHGNTFPVVHCDIKPSNVLLDEDMAARIADFGIAKLFDEGEVIIHTKTLATIGYAAPEYGSQGKVSTSADVYSFGIMLLEMFTRKKPTDDMFGGEMSLKEWVSEALEANEINQVAAHALLSEEDRHFDMKVNWMISVFELAMKR; encoded by the exons ATGGGCGATTCACTTCCCAATCTCAGGCGCCTCGCTTTACATGCCAACAAACTCAGCGGCCCCATTCCTGCCTCTATCAACAATGCTTCTCAGCTCAGTGAATTGATATTGCAAGTGAATTCATTCACCGGCCCCATTCCCAGTTTCGCTAGTTGTAGCTTCTTAACCTTGTTTGTACTCAGCGAAAACAACTTGACCGCAGCCCCGGAAATGGAATTTCTCTCTTCACTAACTAATTCCCAGTATCTCCAGGTTCTTCAAATATCAAACAATCCACTATTGGGGGGTGTTCTACCAAATTCCGTTGCGAATCTATCCCAATCTCTTGAGTTTTTCTTGGCGCAAAACACAAGTATCAGAGGTGTCATTCCTTCTCAAGTAGGAAACTTGTCCAATttgatagaactaaatctatttGGCAATCAGCTGAATGGATCAATTCCGGCTACGATTGGAGATTTGAAGAATCTTGGGAGATTAGCCCTTGTTTCTAATAATTTACAAGGATCTATCCCCCTAGAGCTTTGTCAGATGAGTGGCTTGGCGGAGTTGTACTTGAGCAACAACGAGCTCGAAGGTCCAATACCAGAATGTTTGGGTGTAATGCAACGTCTAAGAGTGGTTGAATTTGACTCAAACAAGTTGAATTCCGCCATAACTCCCAATTTCTGGAATCTCGAAGATCTCGGGGGATTAAACTTGTCCTCAAACTATTTGAGTGGTCAGATCTCATCTCAGATTGGAAACTTGAAGGCAATCAACCAAATAGATTTCTCCTTTAATCTATTTTCCGGTGATATTCCCAGCTCCATCGACCATTGCCAGTCATTAGAAAATCTCATTTTGTCAAACAATAAATTTGGAGGATCCATACCTAAATCGCTGGGAAATATGAAAGGTCTGACAAAACTTGATTTATCAAATAACAGTTTTACTGGATTGATTCCCAAATCATTACAAGATCTCAAATTCTTGGAGTATTTCAATGTATCTTACAACAGATTGGAAGGGGAAATTCCAAATGGGAGCCGTTTTTCTAACTTTACTGCTTCATCATTTGTGCATAACTCAGCACTTTGCGGTGAAGCAAGATTCGAAGTGCCACCCTGTGCACAAGTTGAGGGAGGAGCGAAATCAAAGAGTGTTGATCGATTAATGAAGTACATTTTGCCTCCTCTCTTTTCAGCTATGGTTGTAGTGATCATTGTAGTTATTCTCATAAGACGACATAAGCTTGTACAAGGGAGAATTCCGGATAGTACTTCGCTAGGTAATTCTTGGAGAATAATCTCATACATTGAACTATTGCGAGCAACAGATTCATTTAGTGAGACAAATCTACTTGGGAGAGGAAGCTTTGGATCGGTTTTCAAAGGGATATTTGATGATGGACTGAATTTTGCAGTGAAAGTGTTCAATATAGAGTTGGAAGGAGGTGACAAGAGCTTCGAAACTGAAAGTAGAATACTGAGCACAATTCGACATAGGAACTTAGTTCGAGTCATTGGTTGTTGTACCAATATGGAATTCAAGGCTTTGATTCTTCCGTTCATGTCGAATGgaagcttggagaaatggtTATACTCCGATAACTATTGTGCAGATATTCTACAACTGATGAATATCTCGATTGATGTTGCTTTAGCTCTGGAATACCTTCATCATGGTAATACCTTCCCCGTTGTGCATTGTGATATAAAGCCGAGCAATGTGTTGCTCGATGAAGATATGGCAGCTCGTATTGCTGATTTTGGTATTGCAAAGCTCTTTGATGAGGGGGAGGTCATCATCCACACCAAAACGCTAGCTACTATCGGTTATGCAGCACCAG AGTACGGATCACAAGGGAAAGTATCAACGAGTGCTGATGTATATAGTTTTGGGATAATGCTTTTGGAGATGTTCACAAGAAAGAAGCCGACAGATGATATGTTTGGAGGCGAAATGAGCTTAAAGGAGTGGGTCAGTGAAGCACTAGAAGCAAATGAAATCAATCAAGTAGCAGCCCATGCTTTGCTATCAGAAGAAGATCGGCATTTTGATATGAAAGTGAATTGGATGATATCAGTGTTTGAATTGGCAATGAAACGATGA
- the LOC121780089 gene encoding putative receptor-like protein kinase At3g47110 yields MTGELPEELSNLASLSSLAAGRNSLSGDIPPRIFNISTLQILDLSFNQFSGTLPSNTGLSLPNLEHLGLQLNKLSGPIPASINNASQLGELILQVNSFTGPIPSLASLRFLTLFVLSQNNLSATPEMEFLSSLTNSNYLEVIDIAVNPLLGCVLPYSIANLSQSLEFFLAHGTSIGGAIPSQIGNLTNLIGLELSENQLSGSIPATIGNLKKLGKLDIDVNKLQGSIPLELCQMSDLAEFYMSNNELEGPIPECLGVMRSLRMIDFASNKLNSIIPSIFWNLKDLVYLNLSSNYMSGQISSQVGNLKVINQIDFSFNLFSGHIPTSIDRCQSLENLILSNNKFGGSIPQSLGNMKALTKLDLSNNSFTGLIPKSLQELKFLKYFNASYNKLEGEIPNGGCFSNFTALSFVHNSALCGPARFEVPPCPEIDGGSNSKSVARLMKYILPPLLSAIAIVIIVVILIRRWKHVKVRIPVSTSLGNPWRIISYLELSRATNSFSETNLLGRGSFGSVFRGIFDDGLTFAVKVFNIELEGGNKSFETESRIISNIRHRNLVRVIGCCTNMEFKALILQFMPNGSLEKWLYSDNYCGDILQLLNISIDVALALEYLHHGNTFPIVHCDIKPGNVLLDEDMTARVADFGIAKLFEEGEAMVHTKTLATIGYAAPEYGSEGKVSTSVDVYSFGIMMLEMFTRKKPTDDMFDGEKSLKEWVSEALQANEISQVFAPALLPARDRHFDKKMIGITSVFELAMKCLAISPDERINMIEAAATLKKIKETVETRVTRSQQHAITIT; encoded by the exons ATGACAGGTGAACTACCAGAAGAGCTTTCGAATTTGGCATCACTGAGTTCGCTCGCTGCAGGAAGAAATTCCTTATCCGGTGATATCCCACCTCGCATCTTCAACATATCAACCTTGCAAATATTAGACCTTTCATTCAATCAGTTTTCCGGTACCCTTCCTTCAAACACGGGGCTGTCACTTCCCAATCTCGAACACCTCGGTTTACAGTTAAACAAACTCAGCGGCCCCATTCCTGCCTCTATCAACAACGCTTCTCAGCTTGGTGAATTGATATTGCAAGTAAATTCATTCACCGGCCCCATTCCCAGTTTAGCTAGTTTAAGGTTCCTAACCTTGTTTGTACTCAGCCAAAATAACTTGAGCGCAACCCCGGAAATGGaatttctctcttcattaactaaTTCCAACTATCTGGAGGTTATTGACATAGCAGTAAATCCGCTCCTGGGTTGTGTTCTACCTTACTCCATTGCGAATCTATCCCAATCTCTCGAGTTTTTCCTTGCGCACGGCACAAGTATCGGAGGTGCCATTCCTTCTCAAATAGGAAACTTGACCAATTTGATAGGTTTAGAGCTAAGTGAGAATCAGTTGAGTGGATCAATTCCGGCAACAATAGGAAATTTGAAGAAACTTGGGAAATTAGACATCGATGTTAATAAGTTGCAAGGATCTATCCCTCTCGAGCTTTGTCAGATGAGTGATTTGGCGGAGTTCTACATGAGCAACAACGAGCTCGAAGGTCCAATACCTGAATGTTTGGGTGTAATGCGATCCCTCAGGATGATTGACTTTGCCTCAAATAAATTGAATTCCATCATCCCTTCCATTTTTTGGAATCTCAAAGACCTCGTCTATCTTAACTTGTCCTCAAACTATATGAGTGGTCAGATCTCATCTCAGGTTGGAAACTTGAAGGTAATCAACCAAATAGATTTCTCCTTTAATCTATTTTCTGGTCATATTCCCACCTCCATCGATCGTTGCCAATCATTAGAAAATCTCATTTTGTCAAACAATAAATTTGGTGGATCCATCCCTCAATCGCTGGGAAATATGAAAGCTCTGACAAAACTAGATTTATCTAATAACAGTTTTACTGGATTGATTCCCAAATCTTTACAAGAGCTCAAATTCTTGAAGTACTTCAATGCTTCTTACAACAAATTGGAAGGGGAAATTCCAAATGGGGGCTGTTTTTCCAACTTTACTGCTCTATCATTTGTGCACAACTCAGCTCTTTGCGGTCCAGCAAGATTTGAAGTGCCGCCTTGTCCAGAGATCGATGGAGGATCAAACTCAAAGAGTGTTGCTCGATTAATGAAGTACATTTTGCCTCCTCTACTTTCAGCTATTGCAATAGTGATCATTGTAGTTATTCTCATAAGACGATGGAAGCATGTAAAAGTGAGAATTCCAGTTTCGACTTCGTTAGGTAATCCTTGGAGAATAATCTCTTACCTTGAACTGTCGCGAGCAACAAATTCCTTTAGTGAGACGAATCTACTTGGGAGAGGAAGCTTTGGTTCAGTGTTTAGAGGGATATTTGATGATGGACTGACTTTTGCGGTGAAAGTGTTTAATATCGAGTTGGAAGGAGGTAACAAGAGCTTCGAAACTGAAAGTAGAATAATAAGCAACATTCGACACAGGAACTTAGTTCGAGTTATCGGTTGTTGTACCAACATGGAATTCAAGGCTTTGATTCTTCAGTTCATGCCAAATGgaagcttggagaaatggtTATACTCCGATAACTATTGTGGAGATATTCTACAGTTATTAAACATCTCAATTGATGTTGCTTTAGCTCTGGAGTACCTTCATCACGGTAATACTTTCCCCATTGTGCATTGCGATATAAAGCCGGGCAACGTGTTGCTCGATGAAGATATGACTGCTCGTGTTGCTGATTTTGGTATTGCGAAGCTCTTTGAGGAAGGGGAGGCCATGGTCCACACCAAAACACTTGCTACAATCGGCTATGCAGCACCAG AGTACGGGTCGGAAGGGAAAGTATCCACAAGTGTCGATGTATACAGTTTCGGGATAATGATGTTAGAGATGTTCACCAGAAAGAAGCCGACAGATGACATGTTCGACGGGGAGAAGAGCTTGAAGGAGTGGGTGAGTGAAGCATTGCAAGCAAATGAAATTAGTCAGGTGTTTGCCCCTGCTTTGCTTCCAGCACGAGATCGACATTTCGATAAGAAGATGATTGGGATAACATCTGTGTTTGAATTAGCAATGAAATGTTTAGCCATTTCGCCCGACGAAAGAATCAACATGATTGAAGCAGCAGCCACACTAAAGAAGATCAAAGAAACAGTTGAAACAAGAGTGACAAGGAGTCAACAACATGCAATTACCATCACTTGA
- the LOC121780090 gene encoding leucine-rich repeat receptor-like serine/threonine-protein kinase BAM2, with translation MGIFLFYFGILVLITNYFSLTFSTPLFNLATDQHALTVLKNSIVSDPNAILHTNWSIHTPICGWIGVSCATKHQRVTSLNLSSFELRGTIPPHLGNLTFLRVLDISSNSFTGVLPSELSKLRRLEDINVAANNFSGEIPSWLGALSELRHMNLANNGFSGRIPSSLFNISRLRELNAYLNQLDGEIPRNIGKCKELEVLQLKSNSFKGGIPKQIGNLTSLRVLHLQFNHLTGMFSN, from the exons ATGGGGatttttctgttttattttggtattttggtgTTGATAACAAACTACTTTTCTCTCACCTTCTCCACACCACTCTTCAATCTCGCCACCGATCAACACGCTCTCACTGTCTTAAAAAACTCCATTGTTTCCGACCCTAATGCCATCTTGCACACAAATTGGTCAATTCACACTCCCATTTGTGGATGGATTGGTGTCTCTTGTGCCACCAAACACCAAAGGGTCACTTCCCTAAACCTCTCGAGTTTCGAGCTCCGAGGCACCATCCCTCCACATCTAGGAAACTTAACGTTTCTTCGAGTTTTAGACATCAGCTCCAACAGTTTCACAGGCGTCTTGCCATCTGAGCTGTCTAAGTTGCGACGTTTAGAAGATATAAATGTCGCAGCTAACAATTTCTCTGGAGAGATACCATCGTGGCTCGGAGCCTTATCCGAGCTCAGACACATGAATTTGGCCAACAACGGGTTCTCAGGCAGAATCCCTTCGTCTTTATTCAATATCTCGAGATTAAGAGAACTCAATGCCTATTTGAACCAACTTGATGGGGAGATTCCAAGAAATATAGGCAAATGCAAAGAGCTTGAGGTGCTGCAATTGAAAAGCAATAGTTTCAAAG GTGGAATACCAAAGCAAATTGGCAACCTCACTTCTCTGAGAGTGCTACATCTTCAGTTTAATCACTTGACAGGCATGTTTTCGAATTGA